One stretch of Variovorax sp. TBS-050B DNA includes these proteins:
- a CDS encoding ATP-binding cassette domain-containing protein, whose protein sequence is MSAVHEDIRQSDAALAGGVRLEARGLHKRYGEREVLRNTQLAIEPGQFIAIVGRSGCGKSTLLRLVAGLEAPSAGGLFADGRAIDGLHDDTRIMFQEARLLPWRRVLDNVTLGLSDAARARGREVLAQVGLADRENEWPARLSGGQRQRVSLARALVHRPRLLLLDEPLGALDALTRIEMHRLIEDLWQRHRFTALLVTHDVQEAVALADRVILIEDGRIALDEHIALARPRSQGDPAFAAIEKRILDRVLQKSADGEAGEPGAWLPPPAHALRWAI, encoded by the coding sequence ATGAGTGCAGTGCACGAAGACATCCGACAGTCCGACGCGGCCCTCGCGGGCGGCGTGCGCCTCGAGGCGCGCGGGCTCCACAAGCGCTACGGCGAGCGCGAGGTGCTGCGCAACACGCAGCTCGCGATCGAGCCGGGGCAGTTCATCGCCATCGTCGGGCGCAGCGGCTGCGGCAAGAGCACGCTGCTGCGGCTGGTCGCGGGACTGGAGGCGCCCAGCGCCGGCGGCCTGTTCGCCGACGGCCGGGCGATCGACGGGCTGCACGACGACACGCGCATCATGTTCCAGGAGGCGCGGCTGCTGCCCTGGCGCCGCGTGCTCGACAACGTGACGCTCGGCCTGTCCGACGCCGCCCGTGCGCGGGGCCGGGAAGTGCTGGCGCAGGTGGGCCTGGCCGACCGCGAGAACGAATGGCCCGCGCGGCTGTCGGGCGGTCAGCGCCAGCGCGTGTCGCTCGCGCGCGCGCTGGTGCACCGGCCGCGGCTGCTGCTGCTGGACGAGCCGCTGGGCGCGCTCGATGCACTCACGCGCATCGAGATGCACCGCCTGATCGAAGACCTCTGGCAGCGCCACCGCTTCACCGCGCTGCTGGTGACGCACGACGTGCAGGAGGCGGTCGCGCTCGCCGACCGCGTGATCCTGATCGAGGACGGCCGCATCGCGCTCGACGAGCACATCGCACTCGCACGGCCGCGCTCGCAGGGCGACCCGGCCTTCGCGGCGATCGAGAAGCGCATCCTCGACCGCGTGCTGCAGAAGTCGGCCGACGGCGAGGCCGGAGAGCCCGGTGCCTGGCTGCCGCCGCCCGCGCACGCGCTGCGCTGGGCGATCTGA
- a CDS encoding sulfate ABC transporter substrate-binding protein yields the protein MSIRRDFIKLSLGAGVAGAMALTALPSFAQQGAGPVTLLNVSYDPTRELYVDYNRAFAKYWKGKTGQDVTIKQSHGGSGKQARSIIDGIDADVATLALGGDIDALVTHGGVVKADWQKRLPHNSAPYTSTIVFLVKKGNPKGLKDWDDLVKPGVQVITPNPKTSGGARWNYLAAWEFAKRKYGSDAKAKEYIGNLFRNVPVLDTGARGATITFVQRGVGDVLLAWENEAFLALKEFGAEKFEIVVPSISILAEPTVAVVDKVVDKKGTRAVAEEYLKYLYSDEGQDIAGRNFYRPTSDKAKAKYDKQFPKLTLVSIDQAFGGWAAADKAHFADGGSFDQIYGPKQK from the coding sequence ATGAGCATCCGCCGCGACTTTATCAAGCTTTCCCTCGGTGCCGGCGTGGCCGGCGCCATGGCCCTGACGGCGTTGCCGTCGTTCGCGCAGCAGGGCGCGGGCCCCGTGACGCTGCTCAACGTGTCCTACGACCCGACGCGCGAGCTCTACGTGGACTACAACCGCGCCTTCGCCAAGTACTGGAAGGGCAAGACCGGTCAGGACGTGACCATCAAGCAGTCGCACGGCGGCTCGGGCAAGCAGGCGCGCTCGATCATCGACGGCATCGACGCCGACGTGGCCACGCTCGCGCTCGGCGGCGACATCGATGCGCTGGTCACGCACGGCGGCGTGGTCAAGGCCGACTGGCAGAAGCGCCTGCCGCACAACTCGGCGCCCTACACCTCCACCATCGTGTTCCTGGTGAAGAAGGGCAACCCCAAGGGCCTGAAGGACTGGGACGACCTGGTGAAGCCCGGCGTGCAGGTGATCACGCCCAACCCCAAGACCTCGGGCGGCGCGCGCTGGAACTACCTGGCCGCATGGGAATTCGCGAAGCGCAAGTACGGCAGCGACGCCAAGGCCAAGGAATACATCGGCAACCTGTTCAGGAACGTGCCGGTGCTCGACACCGGCGCGCGCGGCGCGACCATCACCTTCGTGCAGCGCGGCGTGGGCGACGTGCTGCTGGCCTGGGAGAACGAGGCCTTCCTCGCGCTGAAGGAATTCGGCGCCGAGAAGTTCGAGATCGTGGTGCCGTCGATCTCGATCCTCGCCGAGCCGACCGTGGCGGTCGTCGACAAGGTGGTCGACAAGAAGGGCACGCGCGCGGTGGCCGAGGAATACCTCAAGTACCTGTACTCGGACGAAGGCCAGGACATCGCGGGCCGCAACTTCTACCGGCCCACCTCCGACAAGGCGAAGGCCAAGTACGACAAGCAGTTCCCGAAGCTCACGCTCGTGAGCATCGACCAGGCCTTCGGCGGCTGGGCCGCGGCCGACAAGGCGCATTTCGCCGATGGCGGCTCCTTCGACCAGATCTACGGTCCGAAGCAGAAGTAA
- a CDS encoding aliphatic sulfonate ABC transporter substrate-binding protein has product MNRKSFNIGRRTAVAALGAFGAGAVWAQGATPRPAVVRLGYQKSSTLTAVLKAQGTLEQRLAPLHVVPSWHEFTSGLPLLEALNLDNLDFSADVADTVPVFAQAAGAALTFVAQEAPSPTAQAILVREDSPLRRVADLKGKKVGFAKAAGAHYLLIAALEKAGLSFRDIEPAYLTPADGRAAFERGAIDAWVVWDPFLAAAERQAKVRVLADGTGIAQYQRYYLASTRFAKARPDVLRVVYAELEKAGRWVKQNPKDAAALLSPVWGLDTATIEQANARRSYAVRPVRAEALAEQQRIADAFFAEKLLPRKINALDVALFQPGSTS; this is encoded by the coding sequence ATGAACCGGAAGTCTTTCAACATCGGCCGCCGCACCGCGGTGGCCGCGCTAGGCGCCTTCGGTGCCGGCGCCGTGTGGGCCCAGGGCGCCACGCCGCGGCCCGCGGTGGTGCGGCTCGGCTATCAGAAGTCGTCCACGCTGACCGCGGTGCTGAAGGCGCAGGGCACGCTCGAGCAGCGGCTCGCGCCGCTCCACGTCGTGCCGAGCTGGCACGAGTTCACCAGCGGCCTGCCGCTGCTCGAGGCCCTGAACCTCGACAACCTCGACTTCAGCGCCGACGTGGCCGACACCGTGCCGGTGTTCGCGCAGGCCGCCGGCGCCGCGCTGACCTTCGTCGCACAGGAAGCGCCTTCGCCGACCGCGCAGGCGATCCTCGTGCGCGAAGACTCGCCGCTGCGCAGGGTCGCGGACCTCAAGGGGAAGAAGGTCGGCTTCGCCAAGGCCGCGGGCGCGCACTACCTGCTGATCGCGGCGCTCGAGAAGGCCGGCCTTTCCTTCCGGGACATCGAGCCCGCGTACCTGACGCCGGCCGACGGCCGCGCGGCCTTCGAGCGCGGCGCCATCGACGCCTGGGTGGTGTGGGACCCGTTCCTCGCCGCGGCCGAGCGCCAGGCCAAGGTGCGCGTGCTGGCCGACGGCACGGGCATCGCCCAGTACCAGCGCTACTACCTCGCGAGCACGCGCTTCGCGAAGGCCCGGCCCGACGTGCTGCGGGTGGTGTATGCCGAACTCGAGAAGGCCGGCCGCTGGGTCAAGCAGAACCCGAAGGACGCGGCGGCCCTGCTGTCGCCCGTGTGGGGGCTCGACACCGCGACCATCGAGCAGGCCAACGCGCGCCGCAGCTATGCGGTGCGGCCGGTGCGCGCCGAGGCGCTCGCCGAACAGCAGCGCATCGCCGACGCCTTCTTCGCCGAGAAGCTGCTGCCCCGAAAAATCAACGCGCTCGACGTGGCGCTGTTCCAACCAGGCTCGACATCATGA
- a CDS encoding aminotransferase class I/II-fold pyridoxal phosphate-dependent enzyme codes for MSQNWKFETLSVHAGYSPDPTTRAVAPPIYQTVAYAFDSAQHGADLFDLKVPGNIYTRINNPTQDVLEQRVAALEGGIAALALASGQAAVTYAIQTIAEAGDNIVSSTALYGGTYNLFAHTLPQFGIGTRFADHRDPASFEPLIDERTKAVFVESLGNPAGNVTDIAAVAEIAHRHGVPLIVDNTVPSPYLSRPIAHGADIVVHSLTKYLGGHGTSIGGAIVDSGRFPWAQHKERFRRLNEPDVSYHGVVYTEALGPAAYIGRARVVPLRNTGAAISPFNAFQILQGIETLALRMDRISSNALAVAQHLKRHPAVSWVNYAALEDHPDHALAQKYFGGRASGVLTFGIGSGRAGGAKFLDALQLFTRLVNIGDVRSLATHPASTTHRQLSPEELARAGVTEDTVRLSVGIEHIDDLLADLDRALAAAAA; via the coding sequence ATGTCGCAGAACTGGAAATTCGAGACCCTCTCGGTGCACGCCGGCTACTCGCCCGATCCCACCACGCGCGCGGTGGCGCCGCCGATCTACCAGACGGTGGCCTATGCCTTCGACAGCGCGCAGCATGGCGCCGACCTGTTCGACCTCAAGGTGCCGGGCAACATCTACACCCGCATCAACAACCCCACGCAGGACGTGCTCGAACAGCGCGTGGCCGCGCTCGAAGGCGGCATCGCCGCGCTCGCGCTGGCCTCGGGCCAGGCGGCCGTGACCTATGCGATCCAGACCATCGCCGAAGCCGGCGACAACATCGTGAGCAGCACCGCGCTCTACGGCGGCACCTACAACCTGTTCGCGCACACGCTGCCGCAGTTCGGCATCGGCACGCGCTTCGCGGACCACCGCGACCCGGCGAGCTTCGAGCCGCTGATCGACGAGCGCACCAAGGCCGTGTTCGTCGAATCGCTCGGCAACCCGGCCGGCAACGTGACCGACATCGCCGCCGTGGCCGAGATCGCGCACCGCCACGGCGTGCCGCTGATCGTCGACAACACCGTGCCTTCGCCGTACCTGAGCCGGCCGATCGCGCACGGCGCCGACATCGTGGTGCATTCGCTGACCAAGTACCTCGGCGGCCATGGCACCAGCATCGGCGGCGCCATCGTCGATTCGGGCAGGTTCCCGTGGGCGCAGCACAAAGAGCGCTTCCGGCGCCTCAACGAACCCGACGTGAGCTACCACGGCGTGGTCTACACCGAGGCGCTCGGCCCGGCGGCCTACATCGGCCGTGCGCGCGTGGTGCCGCTGCGCAACACGGGCGCGGCGATCTCGCCGTTCAACGCCTTCCAGATCCTGCAGGGCATCGAGACGCTCGCGCTGCGCATGGACCGCATCAGCAGCAACGCGCTCGCGGTGGCGCAGCACCTGAAGCGCCACCCGGCCGTGAGCTGGGTCAACTACGCCGCGCTCGAGGACCATCCCGACCACGCGCTGGCGCAGAAGTACTTCGGCGGCCGCGCGAGCGGCGTGCTGACCTTCGGCATCGGCAGCGGCCGCGCGGGCGGCGCGAAGTTCCTCGACGCGCTGCAGCTGTTCACCCGGCTCGTGAACATCGGCGACGTGCGCTCGCTCGCCACCCATCCCGCCTCGACCACGCACCGCCAGCTCTCGCCCGAGGAACTCGCGCGCGCCGGCGTGACCGAGGACACGGTGCGGCTGTCGGTG
- the ssuC gene encoding aliphatic sulfonate ABC transporter permease SsuC, producing MVEQVQELPAVAPAEGTGRALRAFGGHVAKRLVPWIVPVALIVAWQIASSLGWLSTRVLPAPLDVVKAAWSLTVSGELWTHVKVSAGRALAGLAIGGGAGLALGLLTGSVKSFETLLDSTIQMVRNIPALALIPLVILWFGIDESAKLFLISVSVFFPIYLNTFHGIRNVDPQLIEMGRTYGLSRWQLYREVILPGALSSILVGLRFSLGLMWVILIVAETISAQAGIGYLTMNAREFLQTDIVLVGILLYALLGKLADLFARGLEQWWLRWHPGYQKKAK from the coding sequence ATGGTGGAACAGGTACAGGAACTGCCGGCGGTCGCGCCGGCCGAAGGCACGGGCCGCGCGCTGCGCGCCTTCGGCGGCCATGTCGCGAAGCGGCTGGTGCCGTGGATCGTGCCGGTGGCGCTGATCGTCGCCTGGCAGATCGCCTCGTCGCTCGGCTGGCTCAGCACGCGCGTGCTGCCCGCGCCGCTCGACGTGGTCAAGGCGGCCTGGTCGCTCACGGTGTCGGGCGAGCTCTGGACGCACGTCAAGGTCAGCGCGGGCCGCGCGCTCGCGGGGCTGGCGATCGGCGGCGGCGCGGGGCTGGCGCTGGGGCTGCTCACCGGCTCGGTCAAGTCCTTCGAGACGCTGCTCGACTCCACGATCCAGATGGTGCGCAACATTCCCGCGCTCGCGCTGATCCCGCTCGTGATCCTGTGGTTCGGCATCGACGAATCGGCCAAGCTGTTCCTGATCTCGGTGTCGGTGTTCTTTCCGATCTACCTCAACACCTTCCACGGCATCCGCAACGTCGATCCGCAACTGATCGAGATGGGGCGCACCTACGGGCTCTCGCGCTGGCAGCTCTACCGCGAGGTGATCCTGCCGGGCGCACTGTCGTCGATCCTCGTCGGGCTGCGCTTTTCGCTCGGGCTGATGTGGGTGATCCTGATCGTGGCCGAGACCATCTCGGCGCAGGCCGGCATCGGCTACCTGACGATGAACGCACGCGAGTTCCTGCAGACCGACATCGTGCTCGTGGGCATCCTGCTCTATGCGCTGCTCGGCAAGCTGGCCGACCTGTTCGCGCGCGGGCTGGAGCAATGGTGGCTGCGCTGGCACCCGGGTTACCAGAAGAAGGCGAAGTGA
- the mnmC gene encoding FAD-dependent 5-carboxymethylaminomethyl-2-thiouridine(34) oxidoreductase MnmC: MSAEPVTWRPDGVPHSARFDDIYHTETGALAQARHVFLGGCGLPEAWAGRPRWLILETGFGLGLNFLTAWQAWRADGARPEMLHFVAIEAHPVAADDLLRAAEAYPELTPLAQALAAQWHGLLPGFHRLAFDDGRVLLTLCVGEVQAMLRAQRFEADSIFLDGFSPQKNPAMWSPETLKAVSRFARQGTGLATWTFARAVRDALAQNGFRLERRPGLPPKRDCLGAVFAPAWTVRRRGPSPAQAEPARCAVVGAGLAGAAVAASLARRGWQVTVLDAAAHPAAGASGLPVGVMAPHVSPDDALLSRLTRAGVRATWTELERLLPEGRDWRASGVLERRPDGDLRLPPAWREDGPNESWRADAACLAAAALPPDAPALRHARAGWVRPARLVEAWLRTPGVVFRGGARVERLVRGAAGWQLRDAAGATLAEAERVVVAAGCASQHFAPALPLQPVRGQVAWGRAADGGDAAALPAMPINGDGHLIAGVPEPDGARLWLAGATYDRGDTDLAPRPADAAANRQRLERLAPAAAAALAPAFARGEVEAWVGIRCASGDRRPLVGPLDAAAGLWVCTALGSRGLSFAALCAELLAAQWHAEPLPLPARLADALGTARVRAPGAPLEGGSET; the protein is encoded by the coding sequence GTGAGCGCCGAGCCCGTCACCTGGCGGCCGGACGGGGTTCCGCACAGCGCGCGCTTCGACGACATCTATCACACCGAAACCGGGGCGCTGGCGCAGGCCCGCCATGTGTTCCTCGGCGGCTGCGGCCTGCCCGAAGCCTGGGCCGGACGGCCGCGCTGGCTGATTCTCGAAACCGGATTCGGGCTCGGCCTCAATTTCCTGACAGCCTGGCAGGCCTGGCGCGCGGATGGCGCGCGGCCGGAAATGCTGCACTTCGTCGCCATCGAGGCCCATCCCGTGGCCGCGGACGATCTGCTGCGCGCGGCCGAGGCCTACCCTGAACTCACGCCGCTCGCACAGGCCCTCGCCGCGCAATGGCACGGGCTGCTGCCGGGCTTTCACCGGCTCGCCTTCGACGACGGCCGCGTGCTGCTCACGCTCTGCGTCGGCGAGGTGCAGGCGATGCTGCGCGCGCAGCGCTTCGAGGCTGACAGCATCTTTTTGGACGGCTTCAGCCCGCAGAAGAACCCGGCCATGTGGTCGCCCGAGACGCTGAAGGCGGTCTCGCGCTTCGCACGCCAGGGCACCGGCCTGGCCACCTGGACCTTCGCGCGCGCGGTGCGGGACGCACTGGCCCAGAACGGTTTCCGGCTCGAACGGCGGCCGGGCCTGCCGCCCAAGCGCGACTGCCTCGGCGCCGTGTTCGCACCGGCCTGGACCGTGCGGCGCCGCGGCCCGTCGCCCGCGCAGGCGGAGCCCGCGCGCTGCGCTGTCGTGGGCGCCGGCCTGGCGGGCGCTGCCGTGGCCGCGAGCCTGGCACGGCGCGGCTGGCAGGTCACGGTGCTCGATGCCGCCGCACATCCCGCGGCCGGGGCCTCGGGGCTGCCGGTCGGCGTGATGGCGCCGCATGTGTCGCCCGACGACGCGCTGCTCTCGCGCCTCACGCGCGCGGGCGTTCGCGCGACCTGGACCGAGCTCGAGCGCCTGCTGCCGGAAGGGCGCGACTGGCGCGCGAGCGGCGTGCTCGAGCGCCGTCCCGACGGCGACCTGCGCCTGCCGCCCGCGTGGCGCGAGGACGGTCCCAACGAATCGTGGCGCGCCGATGCCGCCTGCCTGGCCGCGGCCGCACTGCCGCCCGACGCGCCGGCGCTGCGGCATGCGCGCGCGGGCTGGGTGCGCCCGGCACGGCTGGTGGAGGCCTGGCTGCGCACGCCGGGCGTGGTGTTCCGCGGCGGAGCGCGGGTCGAGCGCCTGGTCCGCGGCGCCGCGGGCTGGCAACTGCGCGATGCCGCCGGCGCCACGCTGGCCGAGGCGGAGCGCGTGGTCGTGGCCGCGGGCTGCGCATCGCAGCACTTCGCGCCCGCCCTGCCGCTGCAGCCGGTGCGCGGCCAGGTCGCCTGGGGCCGCGCGGCCGATGGGGGCGATGCCGCCGCCCTGCCCGCGATGCCGATCAACGGCGACGGCCATCTGATCGCCGGGGTGCCCGAGCCCGACGGCGCTCGGCTCTGGCTCGCGGGCGCCACCTACGACCGCGGCGACACCGACCTCGCGCCGCGGCCTGCCGATGCGGCCGCGAACCGCCAGCGGCTCGAACGCCTCGCACCCGCGGCCGCCGCCGCCCTCGCGCCGGCCTTCGCGCGCGGCGAGGTCGAAGCCTGGGTCGGCATCCGCTGCGCCTCGGGCGACCGCCGCCCCCTCGTCGGACCGCTCGACGCGGCCGCCGGCCTCTGGGTCTGCACCGCGCTGGGCTCGCGCGGCCTGAGCTTTGCCGCGCTGTGCGCGGAGCTGCTGGCGGCGCAATGGCACGCAGAGCCGCTGCCGCTGCCGGCGCGGCTGGCGGACGCGCTCGGCACCGCCCGCGTGCGGGCACCCGGCGCGCCGCTCGAAGGCGGTTCCGAGACATAA
- the ssuD gene encoding FMNH2-dependent alkanesulfonate monooxygenase, whose product MQIFWFLPTHGDSRYLGSTEGARPVDLAYLQQIAGAADHLGYEGVLIPTGRSCEDPWVIASSLIGATTRLRFLVAVRPGLHQPALAARMAATFDRLSGGRLLVNLVTGGDQAELEGDGVFLDHAARYAQSAEFIRIWREIIARSHEGQAFDYEGEHLRVKGAKLLYPPVQKPHPPVWFGGSSAAAHELAAEQVDAYLSWGEPPAELAKKIADVRNRAAQKGRTVQFGIRLHVIVRETEADAWQAAEELISRVDDETVVRAQAAFARMDSEGQRRMAALHASGTKRSRAELEIAPNLWAGVGLVRGGAGTALVGDPRTVAARIEEYAALGLDKFIFSGYPHLEEAYRFAELVFPLLSRKTRTRLAGGPVTGPFGEVVANLDAPSRLVSQS is encoded by the coding sequence ATGCAGATCTTCTGGTTCCTTCCCACGCACGGCGACAGCCGCTATCTCGGCAGCACCGAAGGCGCGCGCCCGGTCGACCTCGCTTACCTGCAGCAGATCGCCGGCGCGGCCGACCACCTGGGCTACGAGGGCGTGCTGATTCCCACCGGCCGCTCCTGCGAAGACCCGTGGGTCATCGCCTCCAGCCTGATCGGTGCGACGACGCGGCTGCGCTTCCTGGTGGCGGTGCGGCCCGGCCTGCACCAGCCCGCGCTGGCCGCGCGCATGGCCGCCACCTTCGACCGGCTCTCGGGCGGGCGGCTGCTCGTGAACCTCGTGACCGGCGGCGACCAGGCCGAGCTCGAAGGCGACGGCGTGTTCCTCGACCATGCGGCGCGCTACGCGCAGTCGGCCGAGTTCATCCGCATCTGGCGCGAGATCATCGCGCGCAGCCACGAGGGCCAGGCCTTCGACTACGAGGGCGAGCACCTGCGCGTGAAGGGCGCGAAGCTGCTCTATCCGCCGGTGCAGAAGCCGCATCCCCCCGTGTGGTTCGGCGGCTCCTCGGCCGCTGCGCACGAACTGGCGGCCGAGCAGGTCGACGCCTACCTCAGCTGGGGCGAGCCGCCGGCCGAGCTGGCGAAGAAGATCGCCGACGTGCGCAACCGCGCGGCGCAGAAGGGCCGCACGGTGCAGTTCGGCATCCGGCTGCACGTCATCGTGCGCGAGACCGAGGCGGACGCCTGGCAGGCCGCGGAAGAACTGATCAGCCGCGTCGACGACGAGACCGTGGTGCGCGCACAGGCGGCGTTCGCCCGCATGGACTCCGAAGGGCAGCGCCGCATGGCGGCCCTGCATGCGTCGGGGACGAAGCGCTCGCGTGCCGAGCTCGAGATCGCGCCCAACCTCTGGGCCGGCGTGGGGCTGGTGCGCGGCGGCGCGGGCACCGCGCTCGTGGGCGATCCGCGGACGGTCGCGGCGCGCATCGAGGAATACGCGGCGCTCGGCCTCGACAAGTTCATCTTCTCGGGCTACCCGCACCTGGAGGAAGCCTATCGCTTCGCCGAACTGGTGTTCCCGCTGCTCTCGCGCAAGACGCGGACGCGGCTCGCCGGCGGGCCGGTCACGGGGCCCTTCGGCGAAGTGGTCGCCAATCTCGATGCGCCGTCGCGGCTCGTCTCCCAAAGCTAG
- a CDS encoding oxidative damage protection protein, whose translation MARMVQCIKLGKEAEGLDFPPYPGELGKRLWENVSKEAWAAWLKQQTMLVNENRLNLADLRARQYLARQMEKHFFGEGADVAQGYVPPSGS comes from the coding sequence ATGGCACGCATGGTTCAGTGCATCAAGCTCGGCAAAGAGGCCGAAGGGCTCGACTTCCCGCCCTATCCCGGAGAACTGGGCAAGCGCCTGTGGGAAAACGTGAGCAAGGAGGCCTGGGCCGCCTGGCTCAAGCAGCAGACGATGCTGGTCAACGAGAACCGGCTCAACCTGGCCGATCTGCGCGCGCGCCAGTACCTCGCGCGGCAGATGGAGAAGCACTTCTTCGGTGAAGGCGCCGACGTGGCGCAGGGCTACGTGCCTCCTTCGGGCAGCTGA
- a CDS encoding sulfonate ABC transporter substrate-binding protein, producing the protein MTSLPIPRRRLLQGAAAAIALPSFSALAQQPARQFRIGKQKGLLSILKGRGTLEKRLAPLGVSVKWTEFTAGPVQLEALNVGSIDFGDVGEAPPIFAQAAGAPLAYVAASPQRPQSEAVLVPRGSAIRSVADLKGKKVALNKGSNVHYFIVKLAEKHGLSYGDLNPVFLPPADARAAFEKGSVDAWVIWDPFLAAAEKSLDARVLADATGVVGNRSYYFSSLGYAARNADVLAIAIEELNRVDAWGNANKDALAAELAALWGLPKPVADLTVARAAYGTGPITRAILAEQQQIADTFFELKLIPRKISVYEAAAAGTA; encoded by the coding sequence ATGACATCGCTCCCGATCCCGCGCCGCCGCCTGCTGCAGGGCGCGGCCGCAGCCATTGCGCTGCCTTCGTTCTCCGCGCTCGCGCAGCAGCCCGCGCGCCAGTTCCGCATCGGCAAGCAGAAGGGCCTGCTGAGCATCCTCAAGGGCCGCGGCACGCTCGAGAAGAGGCTCGCGCCGCTCGGCGTCTCGGTCAAGTGGACCGAGTTCACGGCCGGGCCGGTGCAGCTCGAGGCGCTCAACGTCGGCTCGATCGACTTCGGCGACGTGGGCGAGGCGCCGCCGATCTTCGCGCAGGCCGCGGGCGCGCCGCTGGCCTACGTGGCGGCCTCGCCGCAGCGCCCGCAGTCGGAAGCGGTGCTGGTGCCCAGGGGCTCGGCGATCCGCAGCGTGGCCGATCTCAAGGGAAAGAAGGTCGCGCTCAACAAGGGCTCGAACGTCCACTACTTCATCGTCAAGCTGGCCGAGAAGCACGGCCTGTCGTACGGCGACCTGAACCCGGTCTTCCTGCCGCCGGCCGATGCGCGCGCGGCCTTCGAGAAGGGCTCGGTCGACGCGTGGGTGATCTGGGACCCGTTCCTCGCCGCGGCCGAGAAGTCGCTCGATGCGCGCGTGCTGGCCGATGCCACGGGCGTGGTGGGCAACCGCTCCTACTACTTCTCGTCGCTCGGCTATGCGGCCAGGAACGCCGACGTGCTGGCCATCGCGATCGAGGAGCTCAACCGCGTCGATGCCTGGGGCAACGCGAACAAGGACGCGCTCGCGGCCGAGCTCGCGGCGCTCTGGGGCCTGCCCAAGCCCGTGGCCGACCTGACCGTGGCGCGCGCGGCCTACGGCACCGGCCCGATCACCCGGGCGATCCTCGCGGAGCAGCAGCAGATCGCCGACACCTTCTTCGAGCTGAAGCTGATCCCCCGAAAGATCAGCGTCTACGAGGCCGCCGCGGCGGGCACCGCATGA
- the ssuE gene encoding NADPH-dependent FMN reductase — MSVLLIAGSPSAPSRSTALLEAVGARLAARAARIDRLVVRDLPAEALLRAEWGHPAIAAAIAKVAAARAVVVATPVYKAAYGGVLKVFLDLLAQNALKGKTVLPLATGGSPHHMLALDYALRPVLHALSARHILPGVYATDAQITLTPENAWQVHAELAERLDDAAEVLATEGLQLPARHGFEPVPFSQVRCSV, encoded by the coding sequence GTGTCCGTTCTCCTGATTGCCGGCAGCCCCTCCGCACCCTCGCGTTCCACCGCCTTGCTCGAGGCCGTGGGCGCGCGGCTCGCCGCCCGCGCGGCGCGCATCGACCGCCTCGTGGTGCGCGATCTCCCGGCCGAAGCGCTGCTCCGCGCCGAGTGGGGCCATCCCGCCATCGCGGCCGCCATCGCCAAGGTGGCGGCGGCGCGCGCGGTGGTGGTCGCGACGCCGGTCTACAAGGCGGCCTACGGCGGGGTGCTGAAGGTGTTCCTCGATCTGCTCGCGCAGAACGCGCTCAAGGGCAAGACCGTGCTGCCGCTCGCCACGGGCGGCAGTCCGCACCACATGCTCGCGCTCGACTATGCGCTGCGGCCGGTGCTGCATGCGCTCTCGGCGCGCCACATCCTGCCGGGCGTCTACGCGACCGACGCGCAGATCACGCTCACGCCCGAGAACGCCTGGCAGGTGCATGCCGAGCTGGCCGAGCGGCTCGACGATGCGGCCGAGGTGCTTGCGACCGAAGGGCTGCAGCTGCCGGCAAGACACGGCTTCGAGCCAGTCCCTTTTTCGCAGGTGCGATGTAGCGTCTGA